Proteins co-encoded in one Papaver somniferum cultivar HN1 chromosome 5, ASM357369v1, whole genome shotgun sequence genomic window:
- the LOC113283465 gene encoding uncharacterized protein LOC113283465 yields MEWWNKMMLPLRRVWFHLAARLGIRKSGLLKLKHDVRTCEYEDVHVMWEMLKRSETESSKGLKSSSSTASISSASTSSSSTPNRKKSKRNSNNKMEKKQKPLWKTFICASRGPQHLCGTF; encoded by the exons ATGGAGTGGTGGAATAAAATGATGCTTCCATTAAGAAGAGTCTGGTTTCACCTTGCTGCTCGTCTTGGCATCCGTAAAAGTG GGTTGTTGAAGCTGAAACATGATGTGAGGACGTGTGAATACGAAGATGTACACGTAATGTGGGAAATGTTAAAAAGATCAGAAACAGAAAGCAGCAAaggcttaaaatcatcttcctcAACTGCTTCAATTTCTTCTGCTtctacttcatcatcatcaactccAAACAGGAAGAAGAGTAAACGCAATAGTAATAATAAGATGGAGAAGAAACAAAAACCACTGTGGAAGACTTTCATCTGTGCTAGTCGTGGACCACAGCACCTTTGCGGTACCTTCTGA
- the LOC113283466 gene encoding uncharacterized protein LOC113283466 → MTMISTTSWCSWETKPSNSESQSCKKNVEEDKDLGFQQQHKAKQLEHYASLTDADMPPYSRSPGYDALAPSQVHSDYRQIIYTISFTGNIQRKPARSERRRVPLEVSNHSFIYALRRGTV, encoded by the exons atgacgaTGATTTCAACAACTTCTTGGTGTTCATGGGAAACAAAACCAAGCAACTCAGAGTCTCAGAGCTGTAAAAAAAATGTTGAAGAGGATAAAGATTTGGGATTCCAGCAACAACACAAGGCAAAGCAGTTGGAACACTACGCAAG CCTTACTGACGCTGATATGCCACCATATTCACGAAGCCCTGGCTATGACGCATTAGCTCCATCACAAGTACATTCTGATTACAGGCAAATAATATATACCATCAGTTTCACAGGTAACATACAAAGAAAACCAGCTAGGTCAGAGAGGAGACGAGTCCCTCTGGAAGTCAGCAATCACAGTTTTATTTACGCCTTGAGAAGGGGAACAGTGTGA
- the LOC113283464 gene encoding uncharacterized protein LOC113283464, producing the protein MPSSRHSSRIDTSELKLKIIKKVGHQKAERYFHHLNRYFSLKLSKSEFNKFCISTIGKENVSLHNQFIGSIIKNACLGKIPPPLPSKGSKVQGSLNVKIANGYRSSNFQSLSGGDILPPSPRKARSSSLRDCKFKDRPSPLGPHGKTHSTICDESVPKAQEQQSATELVSIGSRPPGEVFSVEDGEEVEQFTGSPTVQSRSPVRAPYGIPINTGFARKSIRSSSLTAVHTETCHNSYELPDSRSLKKILERKMENEGLGVSMDCINLLNNGLDAYLKRLIKPCMEIARSRRASDHSKQVNYQAMQGLNGILPNRYMQRPAQSVSASLLDFRVAMELNPQLLGEDWSVQLERVCLRSSEE; encoded by the coding sequence atgCCGTCTTCGCGGCATTCTTCTAGAATTGATACCTCAGAGCTCAAACTTAAAATAATTAAGAAAGTTGGGCATCAGAAAGCAGAGAGGTACTTCCATCACCTTAACAGATATTTCAGTTTGAAGCTTAGCAAATCTGAATTTAATAAGTTCTGTATTAGTACAATTGGGAAGGAGAATGTTTCACTTCATAATCAATTTATTGGATCTATTATCAAGAATGCCTGCCTTGGTAAGATACCACCACCTCTTCCATCCAAAGGAAGTAAGGTACAAGGTTCATTGAATGTTAAAATTGCAAATGGGTATCGAAGTAGTAATTTTCAGTCACTCAGCGGAGGAGACATTTTGCCTCCATCACCTCGAAAGGCAAGGTCTTCAAGTCTCAGGGATTGCAAGTTTAAAGACCGCCCGAGTCCTCTAGGGCCCCATGGGAAGACCCATAGTACCATTTGTGATGAATCAGTACCTAAAGCACAGGAGCAGCAAAGTGCGACCGAATTGGTTTCTATAGGTAGCAGACCGCCGGGCGAAGTTTTTTCTGTGGAAGATGGGGAAGAGGTGGAACAATTTACTGGTAGCCCAACTGTTCAAAGTAGAAGTCCTGTTAGAGCTCCATATGGGATTCCCATAAACACGGGATTTGCGCGAAAATCCATTCGCAGCAGCTCCTTAACAGCTGTTCATACTGAAACCTGTCATAACAGTTATGAGCTACCTGATTCTAGGTCTTTGAAAAAGATTTTGGAAAGGAAAATGGAAAATGAGGGTCTTGGTGTTTCAATGGATTGTATTAATCTGTTGAACAATGGGTTAGATGCGTATTTGAAGAGATTAATCAAACCGTGCATGGAAATAGCTCGATCAAGGCGTGCTAGTGACCACTCAAAGCAAGTTAATTACCAAGCTATGCAGGGTTTAAATGGAATTTTGCCAAACAGATACATGCAAAGACCAGCTCAATCTGTATCTGCATCTCTGTTGGATTTTAGAGTCGCCATGGAGTTAAACCCACAGTTACTGGGAGAAGATTGGTCTGTACAGCTCGAAAGGGTTTGCTTGCGCTCTTCAGAGGAGTGA